In the genome of Topomyia yanbarensis strain Yona2022 unplaced genomic scaffold, ASM3024719v1 HiC_scaffold_13, whole genome shotgun sequence, one region contains:
- the LOC131694741 gene encoding uncharacterized protein LOC131694741: protein MIRSLGLQLQAFDYGAHTDDVGIEWRKWLRSFETMIRASRVDDKDWKKDLLQNYAGPSVQQLFDTLPELAGVEMRGPLINVDHYMPNMTSYDEARARLNEFLVPKGNPTYERHLMRQMKPSSNESIDAFTIRLRVVQAERCGFADRVEENIKDQIIQNSQSATLRRDLLKRGEASLEEVLSVAKIFETVAQQEKSFVKDEHLKPHVSDVHKIDVKPTFGRRNRFVGTIRFECHRCGYNGHMARDENCPARGKSCNKCGRMAHFAKKCRKRKQPVRQEGNRLLENQRISSFSKQDSTSDHSNTVKHIVDEKPEYIFNVTTNMHKNIHK from the coding sequence ATGATACGGTCACTAGGACTTCAGCTGCAGGCATTCGATTACGGGGCTCACACCGATGATGTTGGCATTGAATGGCGAAAATGGTTGAGATCATTTGAAACGATGATCCGTGCAAGCCGGGTCGATGACAAGGACTGGAAAAAGGATTTGTTACAGAATTATGCTGGTCCAAGTGTTCAGCAACTTTTTGATACGCTACCGGAATTGGCTGGAGTTGAAATGCGTGGGCCGTTGATAAACGTCGATCATTATATGCCAAATATGACTAGTTACGATGAAGCCAGAGCCAGGCTGAATGAGTTCCTTGTACCAAAAGGAAACCCCACATATGAACGTCATTTAATGCGTCAAATGAAACCAAGTTCCAACGAAAGTATTGATGCTTTTACCATTAGATTGCGTGTTGTTCAAGCAGAGCGGTGTGGATTTGCAGACCGGGTGGAGGAAAATATTAAAGACCAAATCATCCAAAACAGCCAATCAGCTACGCTACGCCGTGATTTACTGAAACGTGGTGAGGCAAGTCTGGAGGAAGTATTAAGCGTTGCAAAGATTTTTGAAACGGTCGCTCAGCAAGAGAAATCATTTGTTAAGGATGAACATTTAAAACCACACGTCAGTGATGTTCACAAAATCGATGTTAAACCTACTTTCGGCAGGCGTAATCGGTTCGTTGGAACTATTCGGTTCGAATGCCATCGTTGTGGATACAATGGGCATATGGCCAGAGATGAAAACTGTCCTGCTAGAGGCAAATCGTGTAACAAATGCGGCAGAATGGCCCATTTTGCAAAAAAGTGTCGCAAGCGCAAGCAACCAGTCAGACAGGAAGGTAACCGATTGTTAGAAAACCAGCGTATTAGCAGCTTTTCCAAGCAAGATTCTACTTCAGATCATTCCAACACAGTGAAACATATTGTTGACGAGAAACCCGAATACATTTTCAATGTGACTACGAACATGcacaaaaatatccataaataa